The Agromyces hippuratus genome has a window encoding:
- a CDS encoding acetylornithine transaminase, translating into MNDWQLRFDQRIMRSIGMPLAKLEHGSGAWVTDAAGTTYLDFLAGIAVNSLGHAHPVFVEAVTAQASKLAHVSNYFTTEPALELAERLVRLAGAGPDGRAWFGNSGAEANEAAFKLARLNNSGGARTRVIALVDAFHGRTMGSLALTGKPHMRAPFEPMAGGVEHIPATIEALEASIDDGVAAVFVEPIQGEAGVVELPEGFLEAARELTLRHGALLIVDEIQTGAGRTGRWFGFQHDGITPDAITVAKGVGGGIPIGGLITFGRASELYQKGHHGSTFGGNPLATAVSNAVLGEIERAGLVENAAVRGPQLRRRIEAIGSPLVAGTRGRGLLIGVALTAPVAGEVVAHAMHHGLIVNAANDTTIRIAPPLIIGDAEVDEFEARFARALADAHPY; encoded by the coding sequence ATGAACGACTGGCAGCTGCGGTTCGACCAGCGCATCATGCGCTCCATCGGCATGCCGCTCGCGAAGCTCGAGCACGGCTCGGGCGCCTGGGTGACGGATGCCGCGGGCACGACCTATCTCGATTTCCTCGCGGGCATCGCGGTGAACTCCCTCGGGCACGCGCATCCCGTGTTCGTCGAGGCGGTCACGGCGCAGGCCTCGAAGCTCGCGCACGTCTCGAACTACTTCACGACCGAGCCGGCGCTCGAACTCGCCGAACGGCTCGTGCGCCTCGCCGGAGCCGGGCCCGACGGGCGCGCCTGGTTCGGCAACTCGGGCGCCGAGGCCAACGAGGCCGCGTTCAAGCTCGCCCGGCTGAACAACTCGGGCGGTGCGCGTACCCGTGTGATCGCGCTCGTCGATGCCTTCCACGGGCGCACGATGGGTTCGCTCGCGCTGACCGGCAAGCCGCACATGCGCGCGCCGTTCGAGCCGATGGCCGGGGGAGTGGAGCACATCCCCGCGACGATCGAGGCGCTCGAGGCATCCATCGACGATGGGGTCGCGGCCGTCTTCGTCGAGCCGATCCAGGGTGAGGCCGGCGTCGTCGAACTGCCCGAGGGCTTCCTCGAGGCGGCGCGCGAGCTGACCCTCCGCCACGGTGCGCTGCTCATCGTCGACGAGATCCAGACCGGTGCCGGGCGCACCGGGCGGTGGTTCGGATTCCAGCACGACGGCATCACGCCCGACGCGATCACCGTCGCGAAGGGCGTCGGCGGCGGCATCCCGATCGGCGGCCTCATCACGTTCGGCCGAGCTTCCGAGCTGTACCAGAAGGGCCACCACGGCTCGACGTTCGGCGGCAACCCGCTCGCGACCGCGGTGTCGAACGCCGTGCTCGGCGAGATCGAGCGCGCCGGCCTCGTCGAGAACGCCGCCGTGCGAGGCCCGCAGCTGCGTCGGCGCATCGAGGCCATCGGATCGCCGCTGGTCGCCGGAACGCGCGGCCGGGGGCTCCTCATCGGCGTCGCGCTCACGGCGCCGGTCGCCGGCGAGGTCGTCGCCCACGCCATGCACCACGGCCTCATCGTGAACGCCGCGAACGACACCACCATCCGCATCGCACCGCCGCTCATCATCGGCGACGCCGAGGTCGACGAGTTCGAGGCGCGCTTCGCGCGCGCCCTCGCCGACGCTCACCCGTACTGA
- the argF gene encoding ornithine carbamoyltransferase, protein MTRHFLRDDDLTQAEQTEILDLAEQLKADRWSQTPLAGPQTVAVIFDKSSTRTRVSFAVGIADLGGSPLIISTANSQLGGKETPSDTARVLERMVSAIVWRTYAQSGLEEMAAGTTVPVVNALSDDFHPCQLLADLLTIREHKGRLAGLTVTFLGDGRSNMAQSYLLAGATAGMHVRIAAPAEFAPEASVVADAERIAATTGGSVAVVTNARESVTGADVVVTDTWVSMGKEEEKAHRVATFGGYQVDAELMSHAASDAVFMHCLPADRGYEVSADVIDGPQSIIWDEAENRLHAQKALLVWLLARKDA, encoded by the coding sequence ATGACCCGCCACTTCCTCCGCGACGACGACCTCACCCAGGCCGAGCAGACCGAGATCCTCGACCTCGCCGAGCAGCTGAAGGCCGACCGCTGGTCGCAGACGCCGCTCGCCGGCCCGCAGACCGTCGCCGTGATCTTCGACAAGTCCTCCACCCGCACGCGTGTGTCGTTCGCCGTCGGCATCGCCGACCTCGGCGGCTCGCCGCTCATCATCTCGACGGCGAACAGCCAGCTCGGCGGCAAGGAGACGCCGTCCGACACCGCCCGCGTGCTCGAGCGCATGGTCTCGGCGATCGTCTGGCGCACCTATGCGCAGTCGGGCCTCGAAGAGATGGCCGCCGGCACGACCGTGCCGGTCGTCAACGCCCTCTCCGACGACTTCCACCCGTGCCAGCTGCTCGCCGACCTGCTCACCATCCGCGAGCACAAGGGAAGGCTCGCCGGCCTCACGGTCACCTTCCTCGGCGATGGCCGCAGCAACATGGCGCAGTCGTACCTGCTCGCCGGCGCCACCGCGGGCATGCACGTGCGCATCGCCGCTCCGGCGGAGTTCGCCCCCGAGGCATCCGTCGTCGCCGACGCCGAGCGCATCGCGGCGACGACCGGTGGGTCCGTCGCCGTCGTCACGAACGCGCGCGAGTCGGTGACCGGTGCCGACGTCGTCGTCACCGACACCTGGGTGTCGATGGGCAAGGAGGAGGAGAAGGCGCATCGCGTCGCCACCTTCGGCGGGTACCAGGTCGATGCCGAACTCATGTCGCACGCGGCATCCGATGCGGTGTTCATGCACTGCCTGCCCGCCGATCGCGGCTACGAGGTGAGCGCCGACGTCATCGACGGCCCGCAGTCGATCATCTGGGATGAGGCCGAGAACCGCCTGCACGCGCAGAAGGCGCTGCTGGTCTGGCTGCTCGCGAGGAAGGACGCCTGA
- the argH gene encoding argininosuccinate lyase, whose protein sequence is MSDVNGTDGTAGAEAAAEAHGTNEGSLWGARFASGPSPELQRLSKSTHFDWQLAGYDLAGSRAHARALAAAGYLEADELEAMLAGLDTLEARVVSGEIVAGEADEDVHGALEAALITIVGPELGGKLRAGRSRNDQIATLVRLYLKDHAATIGRDLVHLIDALAAQADAHRTAIMPGRTHLQHAQPVLLAHHLLAHAWALSRDLERLVDWTKRADVSPYGGGALAGSTLGLDAASVARDLGLASPAENSIDATASRDVVAEFAFITAMIGIDLSRFAEEIILWNTREFGFVTLHDGYSTGSSIMPQKKNPDIAELARGKSGRLIGNLTGLLATLKALPLAYNRDLQEDKEPVFDSVETLEVLLPAYTGMVATLTFHTERMAELAPAGFSLATDVAEWLVKRRVPFRDAHEITGALVRYAEEHSLELDAVDDAALAAISPHLTPDVREVLTVEGSVASRDGIGGTAPVRVAEQFSRLADRVRHLVAGLPEARS, encoded by the coding sequence ATGAGCGACGTGAACGGCACCGACGGCACGGCGGGCGCCGAGGCCGCGGCCGAGGCCCACGGCACCAATGAGGGCTCGCTCTGGGGTGCTCGATTCGCGAGCGGCCCGTCGCCCGAGCTGCAGCGCCTCTCGAAGTCGACGCACTTCGACTGGCAGCTCGCAGGCTACGACCTCGCCGGCTCACGCGCGCACGCCCGCGCGCTGGCCGCGGCCGGATACCTGGAGGCCGACGAACTCGAGGCCATGCTCGCGGGCCTCGACACGCTCGAGGCGCGCGTCGTGTCGGGCGAGATCGTCGCCGGTGAGGCCGACGAAGACGTGCACGGCGCTCTCGAGGCCGCACTGATCACCATCGTCGGCCCCGAGCTGGGCGGCAAGCTCCGCGCGGGCCGCAGCCGGAACGACCAGATCGCCACGCTCGTGCGGCTCTATCTGAAGGACCACGCCGCGACCATCGGTCGCGACCTCGTGCACCTCATCGACGCGCTCGCCGCGCAGGCCGACGCGCATCGCACGGCCATCATGCCGGGGCGAACGCACCTGCAGCACGCGCAGCCGGTGCTGCTCGCCCATCACCTGCTCGCGCACGCCTGGGCGCTCTCGCGCGACCTCGAGCGCCTCGTCGACTGGACGAAGCGAGCGGATGTCTCGCCCTACGGCGGGGGGGCCCTCGCCGGGTCGACGCTCGGCCTCGACGCGGCATCCGTCGCCCGCGACCTCGGCCTCGCGAGCCCCGCCGAGAACTCGATCGACGCGACCGCGAGCCGCGACGTCGTCGCCGAGTTCGCCTTCATCACGGCGATGATCGGCATCGACCTCTCGCGCTTCGCCGAGGAGATCATCCTCTGGAACACCCGCGAGTTCGGCTTCGTCACGTTGCACGACGGCTACTCGACGGGCTCGTCGATCATGCCGCAGAAGAAGAACCCCGACATCGCCGAGCTCGCGCGCGGCAAGTCGGGTCGGCTCATCGGCAACCTCACGGGTCTGCTCGCGACGCTGAAGGCCCTGCCGCTCGCCTACAACCGCGACCTGCAGGAGGACAAGGAGCCGGTCTTCGACTCCGTCGAAACGCTCGAGGTGCTGCTGCCCGCGTACACGGGCATGGTCGCCACGCTCACCTTCCACACCGAGCGCATGGCCGAGCTCGCGCCGGCCGGCTTCTCGCTGGCCACGGATGTCGCGGAGTGGCTCGTGAAGCGGCGCGTGCCGTTCCGCGATGCCCACGAGATCACCGGCGCCCTCGTGCGGTACGCCGAGGAGCACTCGCTCGAGCTCGACGCCGTCGATGACGCCGCACTCGCGGCGATCTCGCCGCACCTCACGCCCGACGTGCGCGAGGTGCTCACGGTCGAGGGCTCGGTCGCGAGCCGTGACGGCATCGGCGGCACCGCCCCGGTGCGCGTCGCCGAGCAGTTCTCCCGCCTCGCCGATCGCGTGCGTCACCTCGTCGCCGGCCTGCCGGAGGCGCGCAGCTGA
- a CDS encoding DNA-3-methyladenine glycosylase: MSELVTPDREFFGQDPVVLAPLLLGAVLSYDAAAGGRVAIRLSELEAYRGVGEDPGSHAFRGRTPRNAVMFGEPGHLYAYFSYGMHVCLNIVARPPGSSSGVLMRGATVVDGLDLARSRRPGVNDRDLARGPGRLAKALGVPLDAGGSDLLAPPFTLQVESTPLHAASGPRTGVGGEGGGSRYPWRFWLPGDEGVSPYRRHKLAAE; encoded by the coding sequence CTGAGCGAACTCGTCACCCCCGACCGGGAGTTCTTCGGACAGGATCCCGTCGTGCTCGCACCGCTCCTCCTCGGAGCGGTGCTGAGCTACGACGCCGCCGCCGGCGGGCGGGTGGCGATCCGCCTGTCGGAGCTCGAGGCGTACCGGGGCGTCGGCGAGGATCCCGGCTCGCACGCGTTCCGCGGGCGCACGCCGCGCAACGCGGTGATGTTCGGCGAGCCCGGCCACCTGTACGCGTACTTCAGCTACGGCATGCACGTCTGCCTGAACATCGTCGCGCGTCCGCCGGGCTCCTCATCGGGTGTGCTCATGCGGGGGGCGACGGTCGTCGACGGTCTCGACCTGGCGAGGAGTCGTCGGCCCGGCGTGAACGATCGCGACCTCGCCAGAGGGCCGGGCCGGCTCGCGAAGGCGCTCGGCGTGCCGCTCGATGCCGGGGGCAGCGACCTGCTCGCACCGCCGTTCACCCTGCAGGTGGAGTCGACGCCGCTCCATGCCGCGAGCGGCCCGCGCACGGGCGTCGGTGGGGAGGGCGGTGGCTCCCGGTACCCGTGGCGGTTCTGGCTCCCCGGCGACGAGGGCGTCTCCCCGTATCGGCGGCACAAGCTCGCCGCCGAGTGA
- a CDS encoding DNA-binding protein, giving the protein MIVVTADQVSSRTQADLAGAERDRIQRAHGEKLLLPVARNAGDEIQLITSDARTVVEVVFELTREGAWSVGIGCGDVRDPLPADIREASGEAFFAARDAVERAKKNSPRLAIEAAHGDAEHVEALFKLALLLRERRSDQGWEVYDRIVAGALQSEIADELGVSAPAISSRMKSANIRAELDAMPALARLLENLDRSTGAHA; this is encoded by the coding sequence ATGATCGTCGTCACCGCGGACCAGGTCTCCAGTCGCACGCAGGCCGATCTCGCCGGAGCCGAGCGCGACCGCATCCAGCGCGCGCACGGCGAGAAGCTGCTGCTGCCGGTCGCGCGAAACGCAGGCGACGAGATCCAGTTGATCACGAGTGATGCACGCACGGTCGTCGAGGTCGTGTTCGAACTCACCCGCGAGGGAGCATGGAGCGTCGGCATCGGATGCGGCGACGTGCGAGACCCGCTTCCGGCCGACATCCGGGAGGCGAGCGGCGAGGCGTTCTTCGCCGCACGCGACGCGGTCGAGCGCGCGAAGAAGAACTCTCCCCGGCTCGCGATCGAGGCGGCGCACGGCGACGCCGAACACGTCGAGGCGTTGTTCAAGCTCGCCCTCCTCCTCCGTGAACGCCGATCCGACCAGGGGTGGGAGGTCTACGACCGCATCGTCGCCGGCGCCCTGCAGTCCGAGATCGCCGACGAGCTCGGCGTGAGCGCCCCGGCGATCAGCTCGCGCATGAAGTCGGCGAACATCCGCGCAGAGCTCGACGCCATGCCGGCGCTCGCTAGGCTGCTCGAGAACCTCGACCGCTCGACGGGAGCCCACGCATGA
- the tyrS gene encoding tyrosine--tRNA ligase, protein MSDPVILNSQQNDAAFADVWEELVWRGLVHVSTDQAALKELLAGEPITYYCGFDPTAPSLHLGNLVQLLTMRRLQLAGHKPLGLVGGSTGLIGDPRPTAERTLNTKETVAEWVGYLQGQVSRFLSGEGENAVRLVNNLDWTGGLSAIDFLREIGKHYRVGTMLKKDAVASRLNSDAGISYTEFSYQILQGFDYLELYRQYGCVLQTGGSDQWGNLTSGTDLIHRVEGASVHAIGTPLVTNSDGTKFGKSEGNAIWLDASMCSPYAFYQFWLNTDDADVISRLKIFTFLSRERIEELESLVATEPFKREAQKVLATEVTTLVHGADATQAVIDASRALFGQGDLAALDRATLEAALRELPNTTATTDASIVQLLVDTGLVSSQSEGRRAIAQGGVSLDNVRIDDDAATLDGRVAAGGMAVLRRGKKTLAGVFVE, encoded by the coding sequence GTGTCAGACCCAGTGATCCTCAATTCCCAGCAGAACGACGCCGCTTTCGCAGACGTCTGGGAGGAGCTCGTCTGGCGCGGCCTCGTGCATGTGTCGACCGACCAGGCTGCGCTGAAAGAGCTGCTCGCGGGCGAGCCGATCACGTATTACTGCGGGTTCGACCCCACGGCGCCGAGCCTGCACCTCGGCAATCTCGTGCAGCTGCTGACGATGCGCCGCCTCCAGCTCGCCGGCCACAAGCCGCTCGGCCTGGTCGGCGGCTCCACTGGTCTGATCGGCGATCCCCGGCCGACGGCCGAGCGCACGCTGAACACCAAGGAGACCGTCGCCGAGTGGGTCGGGTACCTGCAGGGTCAGGTCTCGCGGTTCCTCTCGGGCGAGGGCGAGAACGCGGTTCGACTCGTCAACAACCTCGACTGGACCGGCGGGCTCTCCGCCATCGACTTCCTGCGCGAGATCGGCAAGCACTACCGCGTCGGCACGATGCTGAAGAAAGACGCGGTGGCGTCGCGCCTGAACTCCGACGCCGGAATCAGCTACACCGAGTTCAGCTACCAGATCCTGCAGGGCTTCGACTACCTCGAGCTCTACCGCCAGTACGGCTGCGTGCTGCAGACGGGCGGCAGCGACCAGTGGGGCAACCTCACGAGCGGCACGGATCTCATCCACCGCGTCGAGGGAGCGAGCGTGCATGCGATCGGCACCCCGCTCGTCACGAACTCCGACGGTACGAAGTTCGGCAAGAGCGAAGGCAACGCGATCTGGCTGGATGCCTCGATGTGCAGCCCGTACGCGTTCTACCAGTTCTGGCTCAACACCGACGATGCCGACGTGATCTCGCGCCTGAAGATCTTCACGTTCCTCAGCCGCGAGCGCATCGAGGAGCTCGAATCGCTCGTCGCGACCGAGCCGTTCAAGCGCGAGGCGCAGAAGGTGCTCGCGACCGAGGTCACGACCCTCGTGCACGGAGCGGATGCCACGCAGGCCGTGATCGATGCATCGCGCGCACTGTTCGGACAGGGCGATCTCGCCGCGCTCGACCGCGCGACCCTCGAGGCGGCACTTCGCGAGCTTCCGAACACCACGGCGACGACGGATGCCTCGATCGTCCAGCTCCTCGTCGACACCGGCCTCGTCTCGAGCCAGAGTGAGGGCCGGCGGGCCATCGCCCAGGGGGGAGTGTCGCTCGACAACGTGCGCATCGACGATGACGCCGCGACGCTCGATGGTCGCGTCGCGGCCGGCGGCATGGCGGTGCTTCGTCGGGGCAAGAAGACGCTCGCGGGTGTGTTCGTCGAGTAG
- a CDS encoding tetratricopeptide repeat protein, translating to MRPRHDDPFIPESIEARDLDKGARAELKTLSKENADWVARHLVAASELLEDDPELAHQHALSAGRRAGRIAVVRETLAITAYATGDFALALRELRTYRRISGSNDQLPLMVDSERGVGRPDRALEVGRAVDRSTLPAAVQVGLAIAMSGARLDLGEPEIALAELEIPQLDPDRAFSYSPALFSAYAEVLEELGRADEAAKWRARADRAEAALGGPAEAESIEIFEVELEEVDDEADSAEADESVEPEASVETVAAEASDEPEAADGAAQDESSGARESSDETDEVLDGDPGDVLEDDVREVLAALEADESEGTSGGTVPRED from the coding sequence GTGCGCCCGCGTCACGACGACCCGTTCATCCCCGAATCGATCGAGGCACGCGACCTCGACAAGGGCGCACGCGCCGAGCTGAAGACGCTGAGCAAGGAGAACGCCGACTGGGTCGCGCGGCACCTGGTGGCGGCATCCGAACTGCTCGAAGACGACCCCGAGCTCGCTCACCAGCACGCGCTCTCGGCAGGACGCCGCGCGGGCCGTATCGCGGTCGTGCGCGAGACGCTCGCGATTACCGCCTATGCGACCGGCGACTTCGCGCTCGCGCTCCGCGAACTGCGCACGTATCGCCGTATCTCCGGCAGCAACGACCAGCTTCCGCTCATGGTCGACAGCGAACGCGGAGTCGGCCGCCCCGACCGTGCCCTGGAGGTCGGCCGCGCGGTCGATCGCTCGACGCTGCCGGCCGCGGTGCAGGTCGGACTCGCCATCGCGATGTCGGGCGCCCGGCTCGACCTCGGTGAGCCCGAGATCGCCCTCGCCGAGCTCGAGATCCCGCAGCTCGACCCCGACCGTGCCTTCTCGTACAGCCCAGCGCTCTTCTCGGCGTACGCCGAGGTGCTCGAGGAGCTGGGCCGCGCCGACGAGGCCGCGAAGTGGCGCGCCCGCGCCGACCGCGCCGAAGCCGCACTCGGAGGCCCCGCCGAAGCCGAGTCGATCGAGATCTTCGAGGTGGAGCTCGAGGAGGTCGACGACGAGGCCGACAGCGCAGAAGCCGACGAGAGCGTCGAGCCCGAGGCATCCGTCGAGACCGTCGCCGCCGAGGCGTCCGACGAGCCTGAAGCAGCGGATGGCGCAGCTCAGGACGAATCCTCCGGCGCTCGCGAATCCTCCGACGAGACCGACGAGGTGCTCGACGGCGACCCGGGCGACGTGCTCGAAGACGACGTGCGCGAGGTGCTCGCCGCGCTCGAGGCCGACGAGAGCGAGGGCACGTCCGGTGGGACTGTTCCGCGCGAAGACTGA
- a CDS encoding HAD-IIA family hydrolase — MGLFRAKTEHATPLDGVDAVLADLDGVVYAGAHAIPRAVESLNLAKRDRAVGYITNNASRSDASVAGHLAELGLEVVPADVVTSPQAAMSLLAEQVAPGALVFVVGGEGITTELEKRGYRITRSADDAPEAVVQGFTPDIGWRELAEASFALTAGAGDDDSPGIPWIATNMDWTIPVARGIAPGNGTLVSAVHTAVGRFPLVAGKPETPIFDEARRRFGAERPLMVGDRLDTDILGARRAGMLSALVLTGIDKAKQVLAAPESSRPDFILADLDGLHAPYPVTEEVRGGVTRVGTARVRVSGNRVEIVDDGGDRLDLLRAACAAIWGSGMGIHVLDVPARLYS, encoded by the coding sequence GTGGGACTGTTCCGCGCGAAGACTGAGCACGCGACGCCGCTCGACGGCGTCGACGCCGTGCTCGCCGACCTCGACGGCGTCGTCTACGCCGGCGCCCACGCGATTCCGCGCGCGGTCGAGAGCCTGAACCTCGCGAAGCGTGATCGGGCCGTCGGGTACATCACGAACAACGCGTCGCGCAGCGATGCATCCGTCGCCGGTCACCTGGCCGAACTCGGCCTCGAAGTCGTGCCGGCCGATGTCGTGACGTCGCCGCAAGCCGCGATGTCGTTGCTCGCCGAGCAGGTGGCGCCGGGCGCCCTCGTCTTCGTCGTCGGCGGCGAGGGCATCACGACCGAGCTCGAGAAGCGCGGCTACCGCATCACGCGTTCCGCCGATGATGCGCCCGAGGCCGTCGTGCAGGGCTTCACGCCCGACATCGGATGGCGCGAACTCGCCGAGGCATCCTTCGCGCTGACCGCCGGCGCTGGGGATGACGATTCGCCTGGGATCCCCTGGATCGCAACGAACATGGACTGGACGATCCCCGTCGCGCGCGGCATCGCGCCGGGCAACGGCACGCTCGTCTCCGCGGTGCACACGGCCGTCGGGCGGTTCCCGCTCGTCGCGGGCAAGCCCGAGACGCCCATCTTCGACGAGGCCCGCCGCCGTTTCGGCGCCGAGCGACCGCTCATGGTCGGCGACCGGCTCGACACCGACATCCTCGGCGCCCGACGCGCCGGCATGCTGAGCGCACTCGTGCTCACCGGCATCGACAAGGCGAAGCAGGTGCTCGCGGCTCCCGAGTCGAGCCGGCCCGACTTCATCCTCGCCGACCTCGACGGCCTCCATGCGCCGTATCCGGTGACGGAGGAGGTGCGCGGCGGGGTCACGCGCGTGGGCACCGCGCGGGTGCGCGTCTCGGGGAACCGGGTCGAGATCGTCGACGACGGCGGCGATCGGCTCGACCTGCTCCGTGCCGCATGCGCGGCGATCTGGGGCTCGGGCATGGGCATCCACGTGCTCGACGTTCCGGCCCGGCTCTACAGCTGA
- a CDS encoding TlyA family RNA methyltransferase, with the protein MTGQRLDAALAERGLARSRTHAATLIAAGVVTVDGRPVVKASAKVGDDAVLEVAASDHYVSRAAHKLIAGLDGFAVDVAGRVALDAGASTGGFSQVLLERGARQVLAVDVGHGQLAPELADAPGLVLVEGCNVRHLDAARLAELTGVNERPSLVVADLSFISLTVVLPALRASAADEADFVLLVKPQFEVGRGGVREGVVRDAGLRSEAVSNVLWAAFDLGLGTAGILSSPIAGGHGNLEYLVHLSAVRGSNPTEWSRQVDEVTGRAKA; encoded by the coding sequence ATGACCGGACAACGGCTCGACGCGGCCCTTGCTGAGCGCGGACTCGCTCGATCACGCACGCACGCCGCAACGCTCATCGCAGCTGGTGTGGTGACGGTCGACGGTCGTCCCGTCGTCAAGGCCTCCGCGAAGGTGGGCGACGACGCGGTGCTCGAGGTCGCGGCATCCGATCACTATGTGAGTCGCGCGGCGCACAAGCTCATCGCCGGCCTCGACGGCTTCGCGGTCGACGTCGCCGGGCGGGTCGCGCTCGACGCGGGCGCCTCGACGGGCGGTTTCAGCCAGGTGCTCCTCGAGCGCGGCGCCCGGCAGGTGCTCGCCGTCGACGTCGGGCACGGTCAGCTCGCGCCCGAACTCGCCGACGCCCCCGGTCTCGTGCTCGTCGAGGGCTGCAACGTGCGCCATCTCGATGCCGCGCGACTCGCGGAGCTCACCGGGGTCAACGAGCGTCCGTCGCTCGTCGTCGCCGATCTCTCGTTCATCTCGCTCACCGTCGTGCTGCCCGCGCTGCGCGCCAGCGCGGCAGACGAGGCCGATTTCGTGCTGCTCGTCAAACCGCAGTTCGAGGTGGGCCGCGGGGGAGTGCGCGAGGGCGTCGTGCGCGATGCCGGTCTGCGTTCCGAGGCGGTCTCGAACGTGCTGTGGGCGGCGTTCGACCTCGGGCTCGGCACCGCGGGCATCCTGTCCTCCCCAATTGCCGGTGGCCACGGAAACCTCGAATACCTCGTGCATCTCAGCGCCGTGCGGGGGTCGAATCCGACAGAATGGTCACGTCAGGTCGACGAAGTGACGGGGAGGGCGAAGGCGTGA
- a CDS encoding NAD kinase, whose translation MVTSGRRSDGEGEGVSDARRFLVVSHTGRRSALEATSEVCAQLLAAGAVPVIAAEHWDEVHDFVPELNGSVERFEETDPKGIELVIVLGGDGTILRAAEIMRDHPVPLLGVNLGHVGFLAESERDDLGYTIGRALARDYTVEERMTLAVRAKVGEGVVYESWALNEVTVEKAERERMLEVVIEVDRRPLSSFGCDGVVMSTPTGSTAYSFSAGGPIVWPSLEALLLVPLSAHALFARPLVVGPESSLAVEILQRTEASAVIWCDGRRTFDLPPGARVIVRRSPVPVRLARLHEAPFTDRLVNKFQLPVTGWRGPVGRE comes from the coding sequence ATGGTCACGTCAGGTCGACGAAGTGACGGGGAGGGCGAAGGCGTGAGCGACGCACGGCGCTTCCTGGTGGTCTCGCACACCGGTCGGCGGTCCGCCCTCGAGGCGACGAGCGAGGTCTGCGCGCAGCTGCTCGCCGCCGGTGCGGTGCCGGTCATCGCGGCCGAACACTGGGACGAGGTGCACGACTTCGTGCCCGAGCTCAACGGCTCGGTCGAGCGGTTCGAAGAGACCGACCCCAAGGGCATCGAACTCGTCATCGTGCTCGGCGGCGACGGCACGATCCTGCGGGCCGCCGAGATCATGCGCGACCACCCGGTGCCGCTGCTCGGCGTGAACCTCGGCCATGTCGGCTTCCTCGCCGAGAGCGAGCGCGACGACCTCGGCTACACGATCGGCCGCGCACTGGCGCGCGACTACACCGTCGAAGAGCGCATGACGCTCGCGGTGCGCGCGAAGGTGGGTGAGGGCGTCGTCTACGAGAGCTGGGCGCTCAACGAGGTCACCGTCGAGAAGGCCGAGCGCGAGCGCATGCTCGAGGTCGTCATCGAGGTCGACCGTCGGCCGCTCTCCTCCTTCGGCTGCGACGGTGTCGTGATGTCGACACCGACCGGGTCGACCGCGTACTCGTTCTCGGCCGGCGGCCCGATCGTCTGGCCGAGCCTCGAGGCCCTGCTGCTCGTGCCGCTCAGCGCGCACGCGCTCTTCGCCCGGCCGCTCGTCGTCGGCCCCGAGTCGTCGCTCGCGGTCGAGATCCTGCAGCGCACCGAGGCATCCGCGGTCATCTGGTGCGACGGTCGCCGCACCTTCGATCTTCCGCCGGGCGCGCGCGTGATCGTGCGCAGGTCGCCCGTTCCGGTGCGCCTCGCGCGCCTGCACGAGGCGCCGTTCACCGATCGGCTCGTCAACAAGTTCCAGCTCCCGGTCACCGGGTGGAGGGGGCCGGTCGGGCGTGAATGA